One window from the genome of Hippocampus zosterae strain Florida chromosome 7, ASM2543408v3, whole genome shotgun sequence encodes:
- the eya3 gene encoding eyes absent homolog 3 isoform X1, with translation MDDTQELPAKKAKLDRDSGLEKEQSNLGEDGSPNAVLAPSEQESSYSALSISQLGTRDRESEGEIGAAPQLNATYAHSATDTAAGSEYTQQVYEGSNPVATSYPSPVAFPTLAHSAVYSAFPQTGQTYGLPPFGAMWPGIKTETGLPEAASGGQPGFLSFSTTYTSSQPSQLHYSYPSQGSSFTTSSVYSNIPSATAATTASTTVALQDFSSYNSLGQSQFSQYYNLPASYVPAGLPNSDDHGAAVGGAVYSAVKSEEAASAALPPRDASPSENVPAGAALPISVPHPAGARDQDEVGRRNSMGKAKGKAKKCDSSPPTENDLERIFLWDLDETIIIFHSLLTGSFAQKFGKDPATMLNLGLQMEEFIFELADNHLFFNDLEECDQVHVEDVASDDNGQDLSNYNFLADGFNGPSGGGAAGATTGVQGGVEWMRKLAFRYRRLKEIYNSYKGNVGGLLSPVKRELLLRLQSDIENVTDSWLSTALKSLLLIQSRGKCVNVLVTTTQLVPALAKVLLYGLGDVFPIENIYSATKIGKESCFERIVSRFGKKVTYVVIGDGRDEEFAAKQHNMPFWRISAHSDLVSLHQALELDFL, from the exons ATGGATGACACGCAGGAGCTGCCG GCGAAGAAAGCCAAGCTTGACAGAGACAGTGGACTGGAGAAAGAGCAAAG TAATTTGGGAGAGGATGGAAGCCCAAATGCTGTGCTCGCTCCATCAGAGCAGGAAAGCTCTTACTCTGCCCTGTCCATCTCCCAACTTGGCACAC GGGATCGGGAATCTGAAGGAGAGATCGGAGCGGCACCCCAATTGAACGCAACGTATGCACATTCGG CCACAGACACGGCAGCCGGGTCGGAATACACTCAGCAGGTCTATGAAGGAAGCAA CCCTGTGGCGACGTCATACCCCAGCCCGGTGGCCTTCCCCACGCTGGCTCACTCTGCTGTGTATTCAGCTTTTCCGCAGACAGGCCAAACGTATGGCCTCCCACCCTTTG GTGCTATGTGGCCAGGCATAAAAACTGAGACAGGTCTGCCAGAGGCGGCCTCTGGTGGCCAGCCTGGGTTTCTCAGCTTCAGCACCACATATACCTCAAGCCAGCCAAGCCAGCTGCACTACTCATACCCCAGCCAAG GCTCGAGTTTCACAACATCCAGCGTGTACTCCAACATCCCGTCGGCGACGGCCGCTACCACGGCATCCACCACGGTAGCTCTCCAA GACTTCAGCAGCTACAACTCACTGGGCCAGAGCCAGTTTTCACAGTATTACAACCTGCCTGCCAGTTACGTGCCCGCGGGCCTGCCTAACAGCGACGACCACGGAGCCGCCGTGGGAGGGGCCGTGTATTCGGCCGTTAAGTCGGAAGAGGCCGCCTCGGCGGCACTACCTCCCAGAG ATGCGTCCCCATCAGAGAATGTGCCGGCAGGGGCGGCTCTGCCCATCAGCGTTCCTCACCCTGCTGGGGCCAGAGACCAAGACGAGGTCGGACGCAGAAACTCGATGGGAAAAGCGAAAGGAAAAGCCAAAAAGTGCGACAGCTCCCCACCTACTGAAAACGACCTGGAG cgCATCTTTCTGTGGGATCTGGATGAGACCATTATTATATTCCACTCGCTACTCACAGGCTCTTTCGCGCAAAAGTTTGGCAAG GACCCTGCGACCATGTTGAACTTGGGCTTGCAGATGGAGGAGTTTATCTTTGAGTTGGCTGACAACCACCTGTTCTTCAACGATTTAGAG GAATGTGACCAAGTCCATGTGGAGGATGTCGCCTCAGATGACAACGGGCAGGACCTAag taattaCAATTTCTTGGCGGATGGATTTAACGGCCCCAGCGGCGGAGGTGCAGCCGGAGCCACGACAGGCGTGCAGGGTGGTGTGGAGTGGATGCGCAAACTGGCCTTTCGCTATCGCCGCCTAAAAGAGATTTACAACAGCTACAAGGGAAATGTCGGAG GCCTGTTGAGTCCGGTGAAGAGGGAGCTGCTTTTACGGCTTCAGTCCGATATCGAGAATGTGACTGACTCCTGGCTCAGCACAGCGCTCAAGTCTCTACTGCTCATCCAGTCCAG GGGGAAGTGTGTCAATGTCTTGGTCACAACCACGCAACTGGTGCCAGCGCTGGCTAAGGTGCTGCTCTACGGCCTGGGAGACGTCTTCCCCATCGAGAATATCTACAGCGCCACAAAAATAG GTAAAGAAAGTTGCTTCGAGAGGATCGTCTCTCGCTTTGGGAAGAAAGTGACATACGTTGTCATCGGCGACGGGCGCGATGAAGAGTTTGCAGCGAAACAG CACAACATGCCTTTCTGGCGGATCTCCGCTCACAGCGACCTGGTGTCCCTGCACCAAGCGCTGGAACTGGACTTCTTGTAA
- the eya3 gene encoding eyes absent homolog 3 isoform X2, whose product MDDTQELPAKKAKLDRDSGLEKEQSNLGEDGSPNAVLAPSEQESSYSALSISQLGTRDRESEGEIGAAPQLNATYAHSATDTAAGSEYTQQVYEGSNPVATSYPSPVAFPTLAHSAVYSAFPQTGQTYGLPPFGSSFTTSSVYSNIPSATAATTASTTVALQDFSSYNSLGQSQFSQYYNLPASYVPAGLPNSDDHGAAVGGAVYSAVKSEEAASAALPPRDASPSENVPAGAALPISVPHPAGARDQDEVGRRNSMGKAKGKAKKCDSSPPTENDLERIFLWDLDETIIIFHSLLTGSFAQKFGKDPATMLNLGLQMEEFIFELADNHLFFNDLEECDQVHVEDVASDDNGQDLSNYNFLADGFNGPSGGGAAGATTGVQGGVEWMRKLAFRYRRLKEIYNSYKGNVGGLLSPVKRELLLRLQSDIENVTDSWLSTALKSLLLIQSRGKCVNVLVTTTQLVPALAKVLLYGLGDVFPIENIYSATKIGKESCFERIVSRFGKKVTYVVIGDGRDEEFAAKQHNMPFWRISAHSDLVSLHQALELDFL is encoded by the exons ATGGATGACACGCAGGAGCTGCCG GCGAAGAAAGCCAAGCTTGACAGAGACAGTGGACTGGAGAAAGAGCAAAG TAATTTGGGAGAGGATGGAAGCCCAAATGCTGTGCTCGCTCCATCAGAGCAGGAAAGCTCTTACTCTGCCCTGTCCATCTCCCAACTTGGCACAC GGGATCGGGAATCTGAAGGAGAGATCGGAGCGGCACCCCAATTGAACGCAACGTATGCACATTCGG CCACAGACACGGCAGCCGGGTCGGAATACACTCAGCAGGTCTATGAAGGAAGCAA CCCTGTGGCGACGTCATACCCCAGCCCGGTGGCCTTCCCCACGCTGGCTCACTCTGCTGTGTATTCAGCTTTTCCGCAGACAGGCCAAACGTATGGCCTCCCACCCTTTG GCTCGAGTTTCACAACATCCAGCGTGTACTCCAACATCCCGTCGGCGACGGCCGCTACCACGGCATCCACCACGGTAGCTCTCCAA GACTTCAGCAGCTACAACTCACTGGGCCAGAGCCAGTTTTCACAGTATTACAACCTGCCTGCCAGTTACGTGCCCGCGGGCCTGCCTAACAGCGACGACCACGGAGCCGCCGTGGGAGGGGCCGTGTATTCGGCCGTTAAGTCGGAAGAGGCCGCCTCGGCGGCACTACCTCCCAGAG ATGCGTCCCCATCAGAGAATGTGCCGGCAGGGGCGGCTCTGCCCATCAGCGTTCCTCACCCTGCTGGGGCCAGAGACCAAGACGAGGTCGGACGCAGAAACTCGATGGGAAAAGCGAAAGGAAAAGCCAAAAAGTGCGACAGCTCCCCACCTACTGAAAACGACCTGGAG cgCATCTTTCTGTGGGATCTGGATGAGACCATTATTATATTCCACTCGCTACTCACAGGCTCTTTCGCGCAAAAGTTTGGCAAG GACCCTGCGACCATGTTGAACTTGGGCTTGCAGATGGAGGAGTTTATCTTTGAGTTGGCTGACAACCACCTGTTCTTCAACGATTTAGAG GAATGTGACCAAGTCCATGTGGAGGATGTCGCCTCAGATGACAACGGGCAGGACCTAag taattaCAATTTCTTGGCGGATGGATTTAACGGCCCCAGCGGCGGAGGTGCAGCCGGAGCCACGACAGGCGTGCAGGGTGGTGTGGAGTGGATGCGCAAACTGGCCTTTCGCTATCGCCGCCTAAAAGAGATTTACAACAGCTACAAGGGAAATGTCGGAG GCCTGTTGAGTCCGGTGAAGAGGGAGCTGCTTTTACGGCTTCAGTCCGATATCGAGAATGTGACTGACTCCTGGCTCAGCACAGCGCTCAAGTCTCTACTGCTCATCCAGTCCAG GGGGAAGTGTGTCAATGTCTTGGTCACAACCACGCAACTGGTGCCAGCGCTGGCTAAGGTGCTGCTCTACGGCCTGGGAGACGTCTTCCCCATCGAGAATATCTACAGCGCCACAAAAATAG GTAAAGAAAGTTGCTTCGAGAGGATCGTCTCTCGCTTTGGGAAGAAAGTGACATACGTTGTCATCGGCGACGGGCGCGATGAAGAGTTTGCAGCGAAACAG CACAACATGCCTTTCTGGCGGATCTCCGCTCACAGCGACCTGGTGTCCCTGCACCAAGCGCTGGAACTGGACTTCTTGTAA
- the si:ch211-195b13.1 gene encoding STKc_SGK domain-containing protein isoform X1, with translation MAVTEAGCDLTYCKMRGIVAVLTAFIKERKMGLNDFIQKLVSTPHICQHVEVNNFLKIDENEEAEHDLAERRRFLNAQSSLAEDTQIKPYDFDYLKIIGRGSFGKVLLARHKESTKYYAVKVLQKKIILKKKEQKHIMAERSVLMKNIKHPFLVGLHYSFQTTDKLYFVLDYVNGGELFYHLQRERIFLEPRARFYTAEIASALGYLHSLHIVYRDLKPENILLDSQGHIVLTDFGLCKEGLEADSTTTTFCGTPEYLAPEVLQKQAYDRTVDWWCLGSVLYEMLYGLPPFYSRNTAEMYNNILHKVPVLKPNVSNSGRELLEGLLQKDRTKRLGVKDDFLELKYHSFFSPINWDDLMAKKITPPFIPSVSGPTDLRHFDPEFTHLPVSSSLSNDPFSMTSSIKEAAGAFPGFSYGPPSDHSFL, from the exons ATGGCTGTAACGGAAGCGGGATGCGATCTCACGTACTGCAAAATGAGGGGAATTGTTGCTGTTCTCACCG CTTTCATCAAGGAGAGAAAAATGGGGCTGAATGACTTCATCCAGAAGCTGGTGTCAACCCCTCATATCTGCCAACA tgttgAAGTCAACAACTTCCTGAAGATTGATGAGAATGAGGAGGCCGAACATGATCTAGCTGAAAGAAGG AGGTTCCTAAATGCGCAAAGTTCACTTGCTGAGGACACTCA gatCAAACCTTATGATTTTGACTACCTCAAGATCATCGGCAGAGGCAGCTTTGGAAAG GTTCTGCTCGCACGACACAAAGAGTCTACCAAATACTACGCTgtcaaagtgctccagaaaaaaATTATCCTGAAGAAGAAAGAG CAAAAGCATATCATGGCTGAACGCAGCGTTCTTATGAAGAACATCAAGCATCCCTTCCTAGTGGGACTGCATTACTCCTTCCAGACGACTGACAAGCTTTACTTTGTACTCGACTACGTGAACGGTGGAGAG CTCTTCTACCATCttcagagagagagaatcttctTGGAACCCCGGGCCAGATTTTACACTGCTGAAATTGCAAGTGCACTGGGCTACCTGCACTCACTGCACATTGTGTACAG GGACCTTAAGCCCGAGAACATCCTGTTAGACTCCCAAGGCCACATTGTTCTCACGGACTTTGGTCTTTGCAAAGAAGGACTTGAAGCCGACAGCACGACAACAACTTTCTGCGGGACGCCTGAG TATTTGGCTCCAGAGGTTCTCCAGAAGCAGGCCTATGACCGCACAGTTGACTGGTGGTGTTTGGGATCGGTGCTCTATGAAATGCTCTATGGACTT CCTCCCTTCTACAGTCGCAACACAGCTGAGATGTACAACAACATCCTGCACAAGGTTCCTGTCCTCAAACCCAACGTGTCCAACTCGGGGAGGGAGTTGCTCGAGGGGCTCCTGCAGAAGGATCGTACCAAGAGACTGGGCGTGAAGGATGACTTT CTTGAACTCAAGTACCACTCCTTCTTTTCGCCGATTAACTGGGACGACCTGATGGCCAAGAAGATCACGCCGCCCTTCATTCCCTCTGTG AGTGGCCCTACAGACCTCCGCCATTTTGACCCAGAGTTCACCCACCTGCCTGTGTCCTCCTCCCTGAGCAACGACCCCTTCAGCATGACCAGCAGTATCAAAGAAGCGGCGGGGGCATTCCCAGGCTTTTCCTACGGGCCTCCGTCAGATCATTCCTTCTTGTGA
- the si:ch211-195b13.1 gene encoding STKc_SGK domain-containing protein isoform X2: MKTGKKSIIAFIKERKMGLNDFIQKLVSTPHICQHVEVNNFLKIDENEEAEHDLAERRRFLNAQSSLAEDTQIKPYDFDYLKIIGRGSFGKVLLARHKESTKYYAVKVLQKKIILKKKEQKHIMAERSVLMKNIKHPFLVGLHYSFQTTDKLYFVLDYVNGGELFYHLQRERIFLEPRARFYTAEIASALGYLHSLHIVYRDLKPENILLDSQGHIVLTDFGLCKEGLEADSTTTTFCGTPEYLAPEVLQKQAYDRTVDWWCLGSVLYEMLYGLPPFYSRNTAEMYNNILHKVPVLKPNVSNSGRELLEGLLQKDRTKRLGVKDDFLELKYHSFFSPINWDDLMAKKITPPFIPSVSGPTDLRHFDPEFTHLPVSSSLSNDPFSMTSSIKEAAGAFPGFSYGPPSDHSFL; the protein is encoded by the exons ATGAAGACCGGCAAGAAATCCATCATAG CTTTCATCAAGGAGAGAAAAATGGGGCTGAATGACTTCATCCAGAAGCTGGTGTCAACCCCTCATATCTGCCAACA tgttgAAGTCAACAACTTCCTGAAGATTGATGAGAATGAGGAGGCCGAACATGATCTAGCTGAAAGAAGG AGGTTCCTAAATGCGCAAAGTTCACTTGCTGAGGACACTCA gatCAAACCTTATGATTTTGACTACCTCAAGATCATCGGCAGAGGCAGCTTTGGAAAG GTTCTGCTCGCACGACACAAAGAGTCTACCAAATACTACGCTgtcaaagtgctccagaaaaaaATTATCCTGAAGAAGAAAGAG CAAAAGCATATCATGGCTGAACGCAGCGTTCTTATGAAGAACATCAAGCATCCCTTCCTAGTGGGACTGCATTACTCCTTCCAGACGACTGACAAGCTTTACTTTGTACTCGACTACGTGAACGGTGGAGAG CTCTTCTACCATCttcagagagagagaatcttctTGGAACCCCGGGCCAGATTTTACACTGCTGAAATTGCAAGTGCACTGGGCTACCTGCACTCACTGCACATTGTGTACAG GGACCTTAAGCCCGAGAACATCCTGTTAGACTCCCAAGGCCACATTGTTCTCACGGACTTTGGTCTTTGCAAAGAAGGACTTGAAGCCGACAGCACGACAACAACTTTCTGCGGGACGCCTGAG TATTTGGCTCCAGAGGTTCTCCAGAAGCAGGCCTATGACCGCACAGTTGACTGGTGGTGTTTGGGATCGGTGCTCTATGAAATGCTCTATGGACTT CCTCCCTTCTACAGTCGCAACACAGCTGAGATGTACAACAACATCCTGCACAAGGTTCCTGTCCTCAAACCCAACGTGTCCAACTCGGGGAGGGAGTTGCTCGAGGGGCTCCTGCAGAAGGATCGTACCAAGAGACTGGGCGTGAAGGATGACTTT CTTGAACTCAAGTACCACTCCTTCTTTTCGCCGATTAACTGGGACGACCTGATGGCCAAGAAGATCACGCCGCCCTTCATTCCCTCTGTG AGTGGCCCTACAGACCTCCGCCATTTTGACCCAGAGTTCACCCACCTGCCTGTGTCCTCCTCCCTGAGCAACGACCCCTTCAGCATGACCAGCAGTATCAAAGAAGCGGCGGGGGCATTCCCAGGCTTTTCCTACGGGCCTCCGTCAGATCATTCCTTCTTGTGA
- the LOC127604434 gene encoding uncharacterized protein LOC127604434: MTRQNKRDRLRADAGRPDNAFIPSLQLRRSPELPSAETMSLKLKICDVTPLTSSKSHYTGSKQEEQQKKRVSGYGSRECGSPLGDPHPTSPRLHDKGGTVMLEQKKGLPLSSEEGDSSFRDSEVEGEMNEVRDAQCPGPADKLPHRSDSLPCAIDECTSFHLAYVQASPLLPNRVIYPRPLGVKENKDCVCAHESEQVSRNIQEEKEVDIQPTARVTPRAIRKNNSFPDIKTMEPHVPSSSRSPDVITRVDILRRIRDRDAGFEQAADAPSCVSALRLFSMTEKAKRWPTKLTPPD, encoded by the exons ATGACGAGGCAAAATAAACGGGACCGTTTGCGAGCTGACGCAGGAAGACCGGACAATGCTTTCATTCCTTCCTTGCAGCTACGCAGGTCTCCCGAATTGCCTTCAGCAGAG ACCATGTCGCTGAAACTAAAGATTTGTGACGTGACACCTCTCACCTCATCCAAAAGCCACTATACTGGATCAAaacaagaagaacaacaaaagaaacGGGTGTCTGGTTACGGCTCCCGCGAGTGTGGGAGTCCCTTGGGGGACCCCCACCCAACCTCCCCTCGTCTCCATGACAAG GGAGGCACAGTCATGCTGGAACAGAAAAAGGGCCTTCCATTGTCATCGGAAGAAGGGGACTCAAGCTTCAGGGATTCAGAGGtcgaaggg GAAATGAATGAAGTCCGTGATGCACAATGTCCCGGCCCTGCTGATAAACTCCCACATAGGAGTGACTCGCTTCCATGCGCCATTGACGAATGTACC AGTTTCCACCTCGCATATGTTCAAGCATCTCCTCTGCTCCCCAACCGAGTAATCTATCCAAGGCCACTGGGTGTTAAGGAGAACAAAGACTGCGTCTGCGCGCACGAGAGCGagcaggtgagtcg CAACATTCAAGAGGAGAAGGAAGTGGACATCCAGCCCACAGCTCGTGTGACTCCACGGGCCATTCGAAAGAACAACAGCTTTCCTGATATCAAAACCATGGAGCCGCACGTGCCTTCATCATCACGTTCGCCCGATGTCATCACCCGAGTGGATATTCTGAGGAGAATCAGAGACAGAGACGCGGGATTTGAACAAGCTGCCGACGCG